One window of Rasiella rasia genomic DNA carries:
- a CDS encoding GIY-YIG nuclease family protein has translation MESFVVYILWSDSYSKSYIGYTSNLISRFQSHNLLSKKGWTIKYRPWRVVFVRNFELKREAMLFEKFLKSGVGREWIVKNVRFN, from the coding sequence ATGGAATCGTTTGTAGTTTATATTTTATGGTCTGATTCCTACTCCAAGTCATACATTGGTTATACCAGTAATCTTATTTCTCGTTTTCAATCGCATAATTTGTTAAGTAAAAAGGGATGGACCATTAAATATCGTCCTTGGAGAGTTGTTTTTGTTAGAAATTTTGAATTGAAGCGTGAAGCTATGCTATTTGAGAAATTTTTAAAATCTGGTGTTGGGAGAGAGTGGATTGTCAAAAACGTACGTTTTAATTAG